The following are encoded together in the Montipora foliosa isolate CH-2021 chromosome 12, ASM3666993v2, whole genome shotgun sequence genome:
- the LOC137979164 gene encoding monocarboxylate transporter 4-like, translating into MVGSCGKVASLKQDSIWSWFLCLCVTLCMILTIGFAFSFGVLFPVLMEDFGESREKTAWVSSTTMAVFMLLGPLMGAFINRFGCRVAIILGCLSCAAGLALGSFAQSILVLTIAFSVPFGVGVSFVYIAAPVTVTQNFTRRRSVALGIVTAGQGLGTMILGPTLQVLTDTFEWRNTFLIMAGVLVLASFTGCFHKGHTQPLKSSSSSTQDLKNSKRFSWNFSLWKNPRFLVMIVMAVIVNFYRVIPYVHLMKFCRDDLGMAADKSSTLFLFIGFFAATGRIGAGILCDLSCINSQFLYQAAVFLSGASIMLLVVAKTYPALAGVVVLFSLADGLTVSSFIIELFKSVKESQRASSLGFCMMAGVICTFSSPPLSGLMADRFGNYAPAFLMAGAVGVLASPVPFALSCMKRESSREQDEQVYLEELMDKDQTGFLQRKSKSDTTTTTTTTKSTSIFQLESSVCTTHKRPVSFIWAMGNPFDS; encoded by the exons ATGGTTGGGTCTTGTGGCAAAGTTGCGTCTCTGAAGCAAGACAGCATCTGGTCGTGGTTTCTTTGTTTATGCGTAACCTTATGCATGATTCTCACCATTGGATTCGCTTTCTCTTTTGGCGTACTTTTCCCTGTTCTCATGGAAGACTTTGGCGAAAGCCGAGAAAAGACAG CCTGGGTGAGTTCTACAACCATGGCAGTGTTCATGCTCTTGGGTCCTCTCATGGGTGCCTTTATAAACCGTTTCGGATGCCGTGTCGCCATAATTTTGGGATGCCTATCCTGCGCAGCTGGTCTCGCACTCGGTTCGTTCGCGCAAAGTATATTGGTCCTCACCATCGCCTTCAGTGTCCCATTCGGAGTAGGCGTCTCATTTGTTTACATTGCTGCACCCGTGACTGTCACGCAAAACTTCACCAGGAGGCGATCGGTTGCTCTGGGGATTGTCACTGCAGGTCAAGGACTTGGAACGATGATTCTTGGTCCCACATTACAAGTGTTAACGGATACGTTTGAATGGAGGAATACTTTCCTTATAATGGCAGGTGTTTTGGTccttgcatcttttactggatgTTTTCATAAAGGCCACACTCAACCTCTTaagtcttcttcatcatcaACTCAAGACTTAAAGAACTCCAAAAGATTCTCCTGGAATTTTTCTCTTTGGAAGAACCCTAGATTTCTGGTGATGATAGTAATGGCTGTCATTGTGAACTTTTATCGAGTGATACCGTACGTGCATTTG ATGAAATTTTGCCGCGATGATCTTGGAATGGCCGCCGACAAGAGTTCGACACTCTTTCTGTTCATAGGGTTTTTCGCAGCGACTGGTCGCATTGGAGCTGGTATACTTTGCGACCTTAGCTGCATAAATTCTCAGTTTCTCTATCAAGCAGCCGTTTTTTTGTCTGGTGCCTCAATTATGTTGCTAGTTGTCGCAAAAACATACCCTGCCCTTGCAGGGGTGGTAGTCCTGTTCAGTTTGGCCGACGGGCTTACAGTATCAAGCTTCATCATTGAATTGTTCAAGTCCGTAAAGGAATCCCAGAGAGCTTCTTCGCTTGGGTTCTGTATGATGGCAGGTGTTATTTGTACATTTAGCAGCCCCCCTTTGTCAG GTTTAATGGCAGACAGATTTGGAAACTATGCGCCTGCATTCCTAATGGCGGGCGCAGTCGGTGTCCTCGCTTCTCCTGTTCCTTTCGCTCTGTCGTGTATGAAACGCGAAAGTTCCAGGGAGCAAGACGAGCAAGTTTACCTTGAGGAGCTCATGGACAAAGATCAAACTGGGTTTCTACAAAGGAAAAGCAAAAGcgatactactactactactactactacaaaaTCAACCTCTATATTTCAGTTAGAATCCTCCGTTTGCACCACGCATAAGAGACCTGTTTCGTTCATTTGGGCAATGGGAAATCCATTTGACTCTTGA
- the LOC137979167 gene encoding uncharacterized protein: MVFVGAAILPHGTMIFDGDPNSASSACRQRNSLMPRDIIRDCSSLYNACESAGDLVAKMRPEVVVLITPHGLALTSGSYAVYMAEGAQGNALWNNCFQEIELKIPLDTQLSGQLLQFLKENGHKSDGVITFSRMESPLRWGEVVPLWFVHKKVDSTSVKYIIVSFGRNGEGFEDMGRTLHKFSSIIQQRMAVVISGDLAHTHETNCVIPLYLPDRRWDLQATAVAEEFDWSCEMWARGIPYSKDTEKGSSIFEDTHPWSARVCFAWLQRVIEHDPVAKSCGRKGFQILQGVLEKENDTGGTVTSHFLARCAPTYYGMMTVVFDVNKSVV; this comes from the exons ATGGTTTTCGTGGGAGCAGCGATTCTTCCTCACGGAACGATGATATTTGATGGAGATCCGAACTCAGCCAGCTCAGCATGTCGGCAAAGGAACTCTTTAATGCCAAGAGATATCATTCGCGACTGCTCATCTCTCTACAATGCTTGTGAGAGCGCGGGTGATCTTGTGGCCAAAATGAGACCAGAAGTTGTCGTTCTTATCACCCCACACGGTCTAGCCCTAACGTCTGGCTCCTATGCCGTGTATATGGCGGAAGGTGCTCAAGGAAATGCTCTGTGGAACAATTGCTTTCAGGAAATTGAACTCAAGATTCCACTGGATACACAACTGTCTGGTCAGcttttacaatttttgaaagaaaatggaCACAAATCTGATGGTGTAATCACATTTTCAAGGATGGAATCACCACTGCGATGGGGCGAGGTTGTACCTCTTTGGTTTGTACATAAGAAAGTCGATTCGACAAGCGTGAAGTATATTATAGTTAGTTTCGGTCGAAACGGGGAAGGATTTGAAGACATGGGCAGAACTCTGCACAAGTTTTCTTCAATAATTCAACAACGAATGGCTGTTGTCATTAGTGGAGATCTGGCGCATACACACGAGACGAATTGTGTCATTCCTCTCTACCTACCTG ATCGCAGGTGGGACTTGCAGGCTACAGCTGTTGCAGAAGAATTTGATTGGTCTTGTGAGATGTGGGCTAGAGGCATTCCGTACAGCAAAGACACTGAAAAGGGATCAA GTATTTTTGAAGATACCCACCCATGGTCTGCTAGAGTCTGTTTTGCGTGGCTTCAAAGAGTAATTGAACACGATCCTGTAGCAAAGTCGTGTGGTAGGAAGGGTTTTCAAATTCTCCAAGGCGTattagagaaagaaaacgacacAGGAGGCACTGTTACATCTCATTTCCTGGCCAGATGTGCTCCTACATATTATGGAATGATGACCGTGGTTTTTGATGTCAATAAATCTGTCGTATGA
- the LOC137979166 gene encoding galanin receptor type 1-like, whose product MMQDLANLSSMDLETEQRRFTDKRKMYHNILFNINCVFLAVGTMENILVCVVMGRVYKVRTPHYTSKLSSFFILQLAITDLIYRAVNFFHQVSAKHHIELSIEQCKITIYSTFTCASVTFLLLAAIAIDRYVHILHPIRSLSLKLRTGVVMLLIWIYAMLVCFGFIFSAKVSDKFFPHRLNSTTNNASYCRVREPPRHCTPGTSRALDRRISFTSYFLFAFIVPLLCTILSYSRITVSLWRKTKANGLVNRYTARVKLRAIKLFGIVVLSFILSWGPITTLDLVASYTLKARKIDRVGNFPLRPLFHCITLTSSIFNPMIYAFGDANFRRSLRLLLRIRQRNSVNTTRVYPARQKTVCIQMTGLNQRVSPGIQACRQSIVKS is encoded by the coding sequence ATGATGCAAGACCTCGCTAACTTGTCCTCTATGGATTTGGAAACAGAACAGCGTAGGTTTACTGACAAGCGAAAGATGTATCATAATATACTGTTTAATATCAACTGTGTCTTCTTAGCTGTAGGCACAATGGAAAACATCCTTGTATGTGTAGTTATGGGCAGAGTCTACAAAGTGAGAACACCTCATTACACTTCAAAGCTTTCCAGCTTCTTTATCCTCCAGTTGGCCATTACAGACTTGATCTACAgagctgttaatttttttcaccagGTTTCAGCGAAACACCACATAGAATTAAGCATAGAACAATGCAAGATTACTATATATTCCACGTTCACTTGTGCTTCAGTAACATTTCTTCTTCTTGCAGCGATTGCAATCGATCGATACGTTCATATATTACATCCGATTCGGAGTTTAAGTCTTAAACTTAGAACAGGTGTGGTTATGCTGCTTATCTGGATTTATGCGATGTTGGTCTGTTTTGGATTTATCTTCAGTGCTAAAGTTTCCGACAAATTCTTCCCTCATCGCTTAAATTCTACTACAAACAATGCCAGCTACTGTCGTGTAAGAGAACCTCCAAGACATTGCACTCCAGGAACTTCGCGAGCCTTAGACCGTCGTATATCTTTTACAAGTTATTTCTTATTCGCTTTTATTGTGCCACTGTTGTGTACAATCCTTTCCTATAGTAGAATAACAGTTTCTCTATGGCGGAAAACTAAGGCGAATGGTTTAGTCAACAGATACACAGCGAGGGTAAAGTTGCGGGCCATTAAATTGTTCGGAATAGTTGTTCTCAGTTTTATCCTCAGCTGGGGACCGATAACGACTCTGGACTTGGTTGCGTCGTACACTCTCAAAGCAAGGAAAATCGATCGTGTTGGGAATTTCCCTCTTCGACCTTTATTTCACTGCATTACATTAACGAGTTCAATTTTTAACCCGATGATATACGCTTTCGGCGACGCCAATTTCCGAAGAAGTCTTCGTCTTTTGTTGCGTATTCGTCAGAGGAACAGCGTGAATACTACCCGCGTTTATCCTGCAAGGCAGAAAACGGTTTGTATTCAAATGACTGGACTAAACCAAAGGGTTTCCCCGGGAATTCAGGCATGCCGCCAAAGCATCGTCAAGAGTTAG